A genomic stretch from Anaerolinea thermophila UNI-1 includes:
- a CDS encoding transposase, translating to MARIAYRLAKQALPMYSHAKSPHHFTLPQLGACVLLMFYLNLSYRDMEEWLLASDAVGKELELPRVPDHTTLQRTYAKIRKADWMRMNETLLEEIGRPEEEGVAADSTGFSPGPASSYYQSRSGKAYRHWAKGVYAVGIVSQFILAMQSGWGPGSDAPYLGYLRRKARRFAKRRAWVLLADSGFDGRTVRPQDLIPPVRRGGNLLAPERRARSELVSAARLDGLYGQRWKTETVNSVIKRKFGQAIRSRKRSLQNREPIIKGLVYNIHR from the coding sequence GTGGCGAGGATCGCCTACCGGCTTGCCAAACAAGCATTACCGATGTATTCACATGCCAAGAGTCCCCATCACTTCACGTTGCCGCAGTTGGGGGCCTGTGTTTTGTTGATGTTCTACCTGAATCTCAGCTATCGCGACATGGAAGAATGGCTGCTGGCAAGCGATGCGGTTGGTAAGGAGCTGGAATTACCGCGTGTTCCCGATCATACGACCCTGCAACGTACCTACGCCAAGATACGCAAAGCGGATTGGATGCGCATGAACGAGACCTTGCTCGAGGAAATCGGACGGCCTGAAGAAGAAGGGGTGGCTGCCGATAGTACCGGCTTCTCACCCGGCCCGGCCAGTTCTTACTACCAAAGCCGTTCGGGAAAAGCCTATCGCCACTGGGCGAAGGGCGTTTATGCCGTTGGAATTGTCTCGCAATTCATCCTTGCGATGCAATCCGGCTGGGGTCCAGGTAGCGATGCCCCTTATCTGGGCTATCTGCGCCGCAAAGCCAGGCGGTTTGCCAAACGTCGGGCTTGGGTCTTGCTGGCCGATTCAGGGTTCGATGGTCGGACTGTCCGGCCTCAAGACTTGATTCCACCCGTTCGGCGAGGTGGAAATTTGCTGGCCCCTGAACGACGAGCAAGAAGCGAGCTTGTCTCTGCGGCTCGCCTGGATGGTCTCTATGGTCAACGCTGGAAGACCGAAACCGTGAATTCGGTCATCAAGCGCAAATTCGGGCAAGCCATCCGCTCGCGGAAACGCAGCCTGCAAAACCGAGAACCGATTATCAAAGGACTGGTCTACAACATACACCGCTAG
- a CDS encoding L-ribulose-5-phosphate 4-epimerase, which yields MLPNLREELLYLHLQLPKNGLVTWTSGNVSVRDVSTGWVLIKPSGVFYENLHPEDFILLDLDGNVLEGSLKPSSDTASHLYIYRHRPDVNGIVHTHSPYATAFAAVGKAIPVYLTAQADEFGGAIPCAGLGLIGGEEIGKLVVETIGTSPGCLLQNHGVFTIGKDGSSAVKAAVMIEDIAKTVWLAMQLGTPIPIPEDMVQRLHQRYTRDYGQG from the coding sequence TTGCTACCCAATCTCCGCGAAGAACTACTTTACCTGCATTTACAATTACCCAAGAACGGCTTGGTTACATGGACAAGCGGAAATGTAAGCGTGCGAGATGTATCCACGGGATGGGTGCTGATCAAGCCTTCAGGGGTTTTTTATGAAAATCTTCATCCGGAAGATTTCATTCTTCTCGATCTTGACGGGAACGTTCTGGAAGGATCCCTGAAACCTTCTTCGGATACAGCAAGCCATCTTTATATTTACCGGCATCGCCCGGACGTAAATGGCATCGTACATACTCACTCCCCTTATGCAACGGCTTTTGCAGCCGTAGGCAAAGCCATCCCGGTATATCTCACAGCACAAGCGGATGAGTTTGGAGGAGCCATTCCATGCGCGGGTTTAGGTTTGATTGGCGGAGAAGAGATTGGAAAACTGGTTGTAGAGACCATTGGAACATCCCCCGGATGTCTTCTCCAGAATCATGGCGTTTTTACCATTGGGAAAGATGGAAGTTCTGCAGTTAAAGCCGCTGTGATGATTGAGGATATTGCCAAAACGGTTTGGCTGGCAATGCAGTTGGGAACTCCAATCCCTATACCGGAAGACATGGTTCAGAGACTCCATCAACGCTATACCCGGGATTATGGGCAAGGGTGA
- a CDS encoding amino acid permease, producing MADQSQASFVKAETKKLKRELTLLPLFGLLYFTVCGGSFGIEPLIGYSGPGLALLLIAITPLVFSLPNVLMVRELNSMMPVEGGYYHWVKQAFGPFAGFLAGWNNWVVSWLDVAIYPVLAVTYLSCSVAKIG from the coding sequence GTGGCAGACCAGTCGCAAGCCTCTTTTGTCAAAGCCGAAACAAAGAAACTGAAGCGAGAATTGACCTTACTTCCTTTGTTTGGTTTGCTATATTTCACGGTATGTGGCGGTTCGTTTGGAATTGAGCCCCTTATTGGTTATTCTGGACCGGGATTGGCTTTGCTCTTAATCGCTATCACCCCCCTTGTTTTCAGTCTGCCAAATGTGCTGATGGTGCGAGAACTAAATAGCATGATGCCGGTGGAAGGGGGGTATTATCATTGGGTTAAACAAGCCTTTGGACCCTTTGCCGGTTTTCTTGCCGGGTGGAATAACTGGGTGGTCTCATGGCTTGATGTAGCTATTTATCCCGTTCTTGCGGTTACTTATCTTTCTTGCTCTGTTGCAAAGATAGGTTAG
- a CDS encoding response regulator, protein MEHNSKIPVLLVEDNPVNQRVAMMMLQKLGFQPDFAGNGQQALKMVKEKALLESYPYKVVFLDIFLPDIDGSEVCRRIRAELPLKDQPFIVALTADESQENLKHYIDDGMDAILIKPLKMSELQEVIDIFQKKNLILKAQSEEIDWRNTGEVLHLPTLRKWQEMLGGKDAFRNVVSIYIKDARLLFEGIERGVAEDNWKLVHRNAHTLKSTSANLGALGLASVLEEVELIAYENLTGDFPRSVTDLICQARDCLKKVLQELETYIQ, encoded by the coding sequence ATGGAACACAACTCTAAAATCCCCGTTCTTTTGGTTGAGGACAATCCGGTCAATCAACGGGTTGCAATGATGATGTTGCAAAAACTGGGGTTTCAGCCTGACTTTGCCGGCAATGGGCAACAGGCCCTGAAAATGGTTAAGGAAAAGGCTCTCCTGGAAAGTTATCCTTATAAGGTAGTGTTTCTTGATATTTTTTTACCTGATATAGACGGTTCAGAAGTATGTCGCAGAATTCGTGCAGAACTTCCCCTGAAAGATCAGCCATTTATTGTGGCTCTTACTGCGGATGAATCTCAGGAAAATCTCAAGCATTACATTGACGATGGTATGGATGCCATATTAATCAAACCGTTGAAAATGAGCGAGTTACAGGAAGTTATAGATATTTTCCAGAAAAAAAATCTTATCTTAAAGGCACAATCCGAAGAAATAGATTGGAGAAACACTGGCGAAGTCCTTCATCTGCCAACCTTACGGAAATGGCAGGAAATGCTGGGAGGGAAGGATGCGTTTCGGAATGTAGTCAGTATTTATATAAAAGATGCACGCTTGTTATTCGAAGGCATTGAGAGAGGGGTAGCAGAAGATAACTGGAAACTTGTGCATCGAAATGCCCATACCCTGAAATCCACCAGTGCCAATCTGGGGGCTTTGGGCTTGGCATCGGTGCTGGAGGAAGTGGAACTAATTGCTTACGAAAATCTGACCGGTGATTTCCCTCGTTCTGTGACCGACCTGATTTGTCAGGCACGAGATTGTTTGAAAAAAGTACTTCAGGAATTGGAAACATACATTCAATAA
- the ppk1 gene encoding polyphosphate kinase 1: MDNPVFDPQNLDSPDLYLNRELSLLEFQFRVLDEARDPTNPLLERVKFLAIVGSNLEEFFMVRVGGLKMQKETGVFELPPDGLTPSQQLAEIRKVALKLMEKAETVWREELLPALKENGIYVLDYHELTPKQRENVNAYFHEIIYPVLTPLAYDPGHPFPHISNLSLNLAVMVRGKNNVKRFARIKVPPSLPQLVPIKRSSGSTRKDGTSPKKHYFVWIDQVIQANLAHLFPGMEVLESHTFHVTRNSDMEIQELEALDLLDLIEESVRKRRFGAVTRLMIHPNMSPEIRKILIENLKVEPSEIYELNGPLVLSNLFELTRIDRYDLKDKPFFPAIPEALKKEPLEDENLFHAIRQKDILLHHPYDSFNPVIDFLRAASRDPHVLAIKQTLYRVGKDSPVVHALLEAQRDYGKQVAVLVELKARFDEESNIGWAKILEQEGVHVIYGLLGLKTHSKVALVVRREGNHIRRYIHLSTGNYNHITANIYEDIGMFTCDEEIGADATDLFNYLTGYASRDTYRKLLVAPINLRQRFESLIRQEIAHQKSGKQGYLLFKMNALVDKPMIRLLYEASQAGVKIDLIVDAVTNLVEKGKKRKGSCKILISQLQEPFHEDYTPTATGKTKKACSSEALSILSGGDIPAMGSGEKAHRGCQSSSCRGGEVSMHTVQAHLSGLSGGGRQWTAQ; this comes from the coding sequence GTGGATAATCCTGTTTTCGATCCTCAAAATTTGGATTCACCAGATTTGTATCTGAACCGAGAATTAAGTCTTCTTGAATTTCAATTCCGCGTTTTGGATGAGGCTCGCGATCCCACCAATCCTCTGCTGGAAAGGGTGAAATTCCTTGCCATTGTAGGATCCAACCTGGAAGAATTTTTCATGGTACGGGTTGGCGGCCTAAAAATGCAAAAAGAAACCGGGGTGTTTGAGCTTCCGCCTGATGGATTAACCCCATCTCAACAATTAGCCGAGATTCGTAAAGTAGCACTGAAGTTGATGGAGAAAGCCGAAACAGTCTGGCGCGAAGAGCTGCTCCCGGCATTGAAGGAAAACGGCATTTATGTACTGGATTACCATGAACTCACCCCAAAACAGCGTGAAAATGTCAACGCTTATTTCCACGAAATCATTTATCCCGTGCTAACCCCGCTTGCCTATGACCCCGGGCATCCATTTCCACATATTTCCAACCTGAGTCTGAACCTGGCAGTCATGGTGAGAGGAAAGAATAATGTCAAGCGCTTTGCACGAATCAAGGTCCCGCCATCTCTTCCTCAACTTGTCCCGATCAAGCGCTCTTCTGGAAGCACTCGCAAAGATGGAACGTCCCCCAAGAAACACTATTTTGTCTGGATTGACCAGGTCATTCAGGCAAATTTAGCCCATCTATTCCCGGGCATGGAGGTGCTGGAATCGCACACCTTCCATGTAACCAGAAACTCCGACATGGAAATTCAGGAACTGGAAGCCCTGGACTTGCTGGACTTGATTGAAGAAAGCGTGAGGAAAAGACGCTTTGGGGCGGTAACCCGTTTGATGATTCACCCCAACATGTCGCCAGAAATACGGAAAATTCTCATCGAAAACCTCAAAGTCGAACCCAGTGAGATTTATGAGTTAAATGGGCCACTGGTGCTCAGCAATTTATTCGAATTAACCCGGATTGACCGGTATGATTTGAAGGATAAACCATTCTTCCCCGCCATACCCGAAGCGCTTAAGAAGGAACCTCTGGAAGATGAAAATCTCTTCCATGCCATTCGGCAAAAGGATATCTTACTGCACCATCCCTATGACTCATTTAATCCCGTCATTGACTTTCTGAGAGCCGCCTCACGCGACCCTCATGTTCTGGCAATCAAACAAACACTTTATCGGGTAGGGAAGGACTCGCCAGTGGTCCATGCCTTACTGGAAGCCCAGCGAGACTACGGAAAACAAGTGGCTGTGCTGGTCGAGTTGAAGGCGCGTTTTGATGAAGAAAGCAATATTGGATGGGCAAAAATCCTCGAGCAGGAAGGTGTCCATGTTATTTATGGATTGTTGGGATTGAAAACCCATTCCAAAGTTGCTCTGGTGGTCCGGCGGGAAGGAAACCATATTCGTCGGTATATCCACCTGAGCACCGGGAACTACAATCACATTACTGCGAATATTTATGAAGATATCGGAATGTTTACCTGTGACGAAGAAATCGGCGCAGATGCCACCGATTTATTCAATTACTTGACCGGGTATGCCTCCAGAGACACTTACCGGAAATTGCTGGTGGCTCCCATTAACCTTCGCCAACGGTTTGAATCCCTGATTCGGCAAGAGATTGCCCATCAAAAGTCAGGAAAACAGGGTTATCTGTTATTTAAAATGAATGCCCTGGTGGATAAGCCCATGATCCGCTTGCTGTATGAAGCCTCTCAAGCCGGGGTAAAGATAGATCTGATTGTAGACGCTGTAACAAACTTGGTGGAGAAAGGGAAAAAAAGGAAGGGATCCTGTAAGATATTGATATCACAACTCCAGGAGCCCTTCCATGAAGATTATACTCCAACTGCCACAGGTAAAACGAAAAAAGCCTGCTCGTCCGAAGCGCTGTCCATATTGTCAGGGGGAGACATTCCAGCGATGGGGAGTGGAGAAAAGGCGCATCGAGGATGTCAAAGTTCGTCATGTCGAGGTGGTGAGGTATCGATGCACACGGTGCAGGCGCACCTTTCGGGACTATCCGGAGGGGGTAGGCAATGGACGGCACAGTGA
- a CDS encoding sortase — MLRKLTRWIFLGIGTTFLILGLWSYSRPVPANASTEILQALGEEYDPYLIQVIEPSTPTNTNLPDTYQYALSPSLIDQTLDKALNIPETLIVPAIQLRAPVQVTGSRKILVRNTVYEQWLVPDTFAAGWNPSSGTPGSKGNVVLYGHHNINGAVFARLYQVQRGDELIVVSRGLEFHYKVTDIVKIKEKDVSFAQMLQNAELLKDTNEERLTLITCWPPYESTHRLIVIATNSP; from the coding sequence ATGTTAAGAAAACTGACACGCTGGATCTTTCTCGGAATTGGAACCACTTTCCTGATTTTGGGGTTATGGAGTTATTCACGTCCTGTGCCAGCGAACGCCTCTACTGAAATTCTCCAGGCATTGGGTGAAGAATACGATCCATATTTGATCCAGGTCATTGAACCTTCCACGCCTACTAACACCAACCTTCCAGATACTTATCAGTACGCTCTCAGTCCAAGCCTCATCGATCAGACTCTTGACAAAGCGTTAAACATCCCTGAAACCCTTATTGTGCCTGCTATCCAATTAAGAGCACCTGTCCAGGTAACCGGTAGCAGGAAAATACTTGTACGCAATACAGTCTATGAACAATGGTTGGTTCCAGACACCTTTGCAGCAGGATGGAATCCGTCTTCCGGCACACCGGGTTCAAAAGGGAATGTGGTGCTTTATGGGCATCACAACATCAATGGGGCTGTTTTCGCCCGTTTGTATCAGGTTCAGCGTGGGGACGAACTGATCGTGGTTTCCAGAGGGTTAGAGTTTCACTACAAGGTTACAGACATAGTAAAGATCAAAGAAAAAGATGTTTCATTTGCCCAAATGCTCCAAAATGCCGAATTGTTAAAAGATACAAACGAAGAACGCCTCACCCTGATTACCTGCTGGCCTCCCTACGAAAGTACCCATCGCTTAATTGTGATTGCAACGAACTCACCCTGA
- a CDS encoding ribulokinase has product MPKYAIGVDFGTESGRAVLVDITNGQEIATAVYTYANGVIDEVLPESNLRLEPDWALQDPEDYIRVFQNAIPAVLQQSGVNPADVIGIGIDFTACTMLPTLKDGTPLCVLPQYRNRPHAWVKLWKHHAAQPEANRLNEIATELGYSFLNRYGGKISSEWFFPKVWQILNEDPEIYFAAERFIEAADWVVWQLTGEETRNSCTAGYKAIWSKQEGFPPREFFRALDPRLENIVDEKMSRQIVSIGQCAGYLTEEAARWTGLKPGTAVAVANVDAHVSVPASTVTEEGKMVMIMGTSICHMVLSRSEHFVPGICGYVEDGIIPGIFGYEAGQSCVGDHFGWFVEQCVPEHYQQEARQRGVDIHALLEEKAAQLKPGESGLLALDWWNGNRSVLVDVDLTGMMLGMTLLTKPEEIYRALIEATAYGTRVIIETFVHHGVPVNELIATGGLPDRNKLLMQIYADVTGREIRVAAAHQTPALGSAMFGAVAAGKSAGGYDDIFEAAKHMAHLRDEVYRPIPEHQQVYDKLYQEYLILHDYFGRGANDVMKRLKALKASIRGKV; this is encoded by the coding sequence ATGCCCAAGTATGCCATTGGCGTAGATTTTGGCACCGAATCGGGACGTGCAGTGCTGGTAGATATCACCAACGGACAGGAAATCGCTACAGCAGTATATACCTATGCGAATGGTGTAATCGACGAGGTTCTTCCTGAGTCCAACCTCCGCCTAGAACCTGACTGGGCATTGCAAGACCCGGAAGATTACATCAGAGTGTTTCAAAATGCCATTCCCGCCGTTCTTCAACAAAGCGGGGTAAATCCCGCCGATGTTATTGGAATAGGGATTGACTTTACCGCGTGTACCATGCTTCCCACCCTGAAAGATGGCACCCCTCTTTGCGTTCTTCCTCAATACCGGAATCGCCCGCACGCATGGGTTAAACTATGGAAACACCACGCCGCACAGCCTGAAGCCAATCGCTTGAATGAAATAGCCACCGAACTCGGATATTCTTTCTTGAATCGGTATGGAGGGAAAATCAGTTCGGAGTGGTTTTTTCCAAAGGTTTGGCAAATCTTGAACGAAGATCCGGAAATTTATTTTGCTGCAGAGCGTTTCATTGAAGCGGCAGACTGGGTAGTCTGGCAACTCACAGGCGAAGAAACCCGCAATTCCTGCACTGCTGGCTACAAAGCCATCTGGTCCAAACAGGAAGGCTTCCCTCCCAGAGAATTTTTCCGTGCCCTCGACCCACGCCTGGAAAACATTGTAGATGAAAAAATGTCCCGGCAGATTGTCTCCATTGGACAATGTGCGGGGTACCTGACTGAAGAAGCCGCACGCTGGACCGGACTGAAGCCTGGAACTGCTGTTGCCGTGGCAAACGTTGATGCCCATGTCTCGGTACCTGCCTCAACTGTGACAGAAGAAGGCAAAATGGTGATGATCATGGGAACTTCGATTTGTCACATGGTCTTATCACGAAGTGAGCATTTTGTTCCAGGGATTTGCGGATACGTGGAAGACGGAATTATTCCAGGCATTTTCGGTTATGAAGCCGGGCAATCCTGTGTGGGAGACCATTTTGGGTGGTTTGTGGAACAGTGTGTACCAGAACACTATCAGCAGGAAGCCCGCCAGCGAGGAGTGGACATTCATGCCCTCTTAGAAGAAAAAGCCGCCCAGTTGAAACCTGGCGAAAGCGGTTTGCTGGCTCTGGACTGGTGGAACGGGAACCGCTCCGTTCTGGTGGATGTTGACCTGACCGGTATGATGCTTGGCATGACCCTGTTAACCAAACCGGAAGAAATTTACCGCGCCTTGATCGAAGCCACTGCCTATGGTACTCGGGTAATCATTGAGACATTTGTCCATCATGGGGTTCCAGTTAACGAATTGATTGCGACGGGGGGGTTACCCGACCGCAACAAATTGCTGATGCAAATTTACGCAGATGTCACCGGGCGAGAAATCCGCGTTGCTGCCGCACATCAAACCCCAGCGTTGGGTTCAGCCATGTTTGGCGCCGTAGCCGCCGGAAAATCGGCAGGAGGATACGATGATATTTTCGAGGCAGCAAAACACATGGCTCACCTGCGTGATGAAGTATACCGTCCTATCCCGGAACATCAGCAAGTGTACGATAAACTTTATCAGGAATACTTAATTCTCCACGATTATTTCGGGCGAGGCGCAAACGATGTCATGAAACGATTGAAAGCCTTGAAAGCCTCCATCAGGGGAAAGGTATAG
- a CDS encoding response regulator transcription factor, translated as MNEPVTLPLDQTQPGIDLDEITKASRQTILVVEDEPDTVFLLKQILRMAGYNVLSAVNGYEAIQKCMDIHPDLILLDLMMPEMDGWQTYQYLREATDVPVIVISAIHNKEDVVRALRIGMDDYITKPFVNAEVVARVQAVLRRARPTKQSDRLVFPHEGLIINFTTQEVIYQQKHIQLTGKEFAILACLAKHAPEVVHYKTIAEEVWGKDSPQVRNRIKYLIYLLRQKLGNVIQTPELIQNIDRLGYKLLVTR; from the coding sequence ATGAACGAGCCTGTTACTTTACCACTGGATCAAACTCAACCTGGGATCGACCTGGATGAGATTACCAAAGCCTCACGGCAGACGATTCTGGTTGTGGAAGATGAGCCAGATACCGTTTTTCTGCTCAAGCAAATTTTGCGGATGGCTGGATACAATGTCTTAAGCGCTGTAAATGGGTATGAAGCCATCCAGAAATGTATGGATATTCATCCTGATCTCATTCTGCTCGACTTGATGATGCCCGAAATGGATGGCTGGCAGACGTACCAGTACTTGCGCGAAGCCACTGACGTCCCGGTCATCGTTATCTCTGCTATTCATAACAAGGAAGATGTGGTACGTGCACTCCGTATTGGAATGGATGATTACATCACCAAGCCATTTGTCAATGCTGAAGTAGTCGCACGAGTGCAAGCAGTACTTCGACGCGCCCGCCCCACTAAACAATCCGATCGGCTAGTCTTTCCTCATGAAGGGCTTATCATCAACTTCACCACCCAGGAAGTTATCTATCAACAAAAGCACATTCAACTGACCGGCAAAGAGTTTGCCATTTTGGCCTGTCTGGCAAAGCATGCTCCTGAAGTGGTTCATTACAAGACCATTGCCGAAGAAGTCTGGGGAAAGGATTCCCCACAGGTTCGCAATCGGATTAAGTACTTGATTTACCTGCTACGCCAAAAACTTGGAAACGTCATTCAAACCCCAGAATTGATTCAAAATATTGATCGTTTAGGTTATAAACTCCTTGTCACGCGATAA
- a CDS encoding APC family permease — protein MQIRGARLSALFTNWLGVFVLLPLGLLSVLGIFQWIRSGMTAPLPFLPEGQSLMGAFSTGLFVVMWNFMGWELPAVAGDEIVNPRKTYPRAMALTLVATILTYALPVVAGLYGGAGAEGRWQVWGIEAENREVGIISNFVDEETLSQAYEQTANAKGVSVAQVNLFEINVPAVMEVRNRLVEWGVDPTSLSGWEFPQIGDVVGRIVGGESLGRTMGTLLTIAAILSMIGLFVGNSLGGSRIPFALAADGMFPPFLLKVHSRFGTPWIAILLVGVIFTIFSWQAFSFLVVADVFLQTLVILAEFAALWKLRITRPDIPRQAIPGGIGGLILVTLGPVSIILLAIVSQYLEEGFASIGWALAFMALGALIYFPMRRFVKPGIPDVNPYQASD, from the coding sequence TTGCAGATTCGCGGAGCACGTTTATCCGCGTTATTTACGAATTGGTTAGGTGTTTTTGTTTTACTCCCACTGGGTTTGCTCTCTGTGCTGGGCATCTTTCAGTGGATTCGTTCCGGGATGACAGCCCCACTCCCCTTCTTACCAGAGGGTCAATCCTTAATGGGTGCTTTCAGCACGGGCTTGTTTGTCGTGATGTGGAACTTTATGGGGTGGGAACTACCTGCTGTGGCAGGCGATGAAATTGTCAATCCGCGCAAGACTTACCCTCGGGCTATGGCATTGACCCTTGTGGCTACCATCCTGACTTATGCTCTTCCGGTAGTGGCTGGTTTGTATGGAGGGGCAGGTGCTGAAGGACGCTGGCAGGTTTGGGGAATTGAAGCCGAAAATCGCGAAGTGGGAATTATTAGCAATTTTGTGGATGAGGAGACACTTTCTCAGGCATATGAACAGACGGCTAATGCAAAGGGGGTGTCTGTTGCTCAGGTCAATCTTTTTGAAATCAATGTTCCTGCCGTGATGGAAGTGCGTAACCGCCTGGTTGAGTGGGGTGTTGATCCTACCAGTCTTTCAGGATGGGAATTCCCACAGATTGGCGACGTGGTTGGCCGAATCGTTGGAGGAGAATCGCTGGGGCGCACGATGGGAACTTTGTTGACGATAGCGGCAATTTTGAGCATGATCGGCTTGTTTGTAGGAAACAGTTTGGGGGGCAGTCGTATTCCTTTTGCTTTAGCGGCGGATGGTATGTTTCCGCCTTTTTTACTCAAAGTTCATTCACGTTTTGGTACTCCCTGGATTGCTATCCTGCTCGTGGGGGTGATTTTCACCATCTTTTCCTGGCAGGCATTCTCTTTCCTGGTTGTCGCTGATGTGTTCTTGCAGACGCTGGTCATTCTTGCGGAGTTCGCGGCTTTATGGAAACTACGCATTACCCGTCCTGACATCCCAAGGCAAGCCATTCCTGGAGGAATTGGAGGGCTGATTCTGGTAACACTTGGTCCTGTCTCGATTATTCTTTTGGCCATTGTGAGTCAATACTTGGAAGAAGGATTTGCCTCAATTGGCTGGGCACTGGCATTTATGGCTTTGGGAGCATTGATTTATTTCCCCATGCGTCGGTTTGTCAAGCCCGGAATCCCTGATGTGAATCCCTATCAGGCGAGTGATTGA
- a CDS encoding cysteine hydrolase family protein — MTTQSPSVQWAEWQAYLDEWLAGLSVVQAREVFEKPQKCAIVSVDVINGFCAFGPLASPRVARIVQPIVDLFQKAWSLGVRHIVLTQDTHEPDAVEFAQWPPHCVRGTAEAEPVDEFKALPFFSSMVQIPKNSIHSGLNTPLNDWIQAHPEVDTFVVVGDCTDLCTYQLAMHLRLDANARQLNRRVIVPVDCVDTYDLPVEVARVQGLMAHPGDVFHGIFLYHMALNGVEVVQKIA; from the coding sequence ATGACAACACAATCTCCATCGGTTCAGTGGGCAGAATGGCAGGCATATCTGGATGAATGGCTGGCAGGGTTGTCTGTTGTACAAGCCCGAGAAGTCTTTGAAAAACCTCAGAAGTGTGCCATCGTATCTGTCGATGTCATCAATGGATTTTGTGCTTTTGGCCCCCTTGCCAGTCCTCGGGTGGCGCGGATTGTTCAACCCATTGTGGACTTATTCCAAAAAGCATGGAGTCTGGGAGTGCGCCATATTGTGCTGACCCAGGATACACATGAGCCCGATGCAGTAGAGTTTGCTCAATGGCCTCCCCACTGTGTGAGGGGCACTGCAGAAGCAGAGCCAGTAGATGAATTTAAGGCCTTACCATTTTTCTCATCCATGGTGCAAATCCCCAAAAATTCCATCCACTCCGGGTTAAATACCCCTTTGAATGACTGGATCCAGGCGCATCCTGAGGTGGATACTTTTGTTGTAGTGGGGGACTGCACGGATTTATGTACCTATCAATTAGCCATGCATCTTCGTTTGGATGCAAATGCCCGTCAGTTGAATCGCAGGGTGATTGTGCCGGTGGATTGTGTAGATACCTATGATTTGCCTGTAGAAGTGGCTCGTGTGCAGGGTTTAATGGCGCATCCTGGGGATGTATTCCATGGGATTTTCCTGTACCATATGGCGTTAAATGGTGTCGAAGTGGTGCAAAAAATTGCTTGA
- a CDS encoding M24 family metallopeptidase encodes MDEIALKLSNLRTLLAQCGLDGILLRKASSFSWLTGGLSSVINTASSFGEASLLVTQEHAYLVTNTIEAPRFLEEDRVENQGWKIILQDWFSSESPLNTMTRGWRLGSDFPTPGFTDLSLEIARLRSILSPEEQNRLREVSSLCAQAMAEAAFAVRPGMSEYEISAVLAHACLNRGVEPIVRLIATDERIFRYRHPPATSKTLQRYAMLVLCGRKYGLVVSLTRLIHFGKLPDEIQRKARATAYVDAIALSATRTGRTLGDVFKDITLAYETTGYPDEWKLHHQGGPAGYEPREWIATLESQERVVSGQAYAWNPSITGTKSEDTILVKEEGFEILTEISAWPTLEIEVSGTLIRRPAILEI; translated from the coding sequence ATGGACGAAATTGCCCTGAAACTGAGCAATCTGCGAACTTTACTCGCACAATGTGGTTTGGATGGGATTCTCCTTCGAAAAGCCAGTTCGTTTTCCTGGCTCACCGGCGGACTCAGTTCCGTGATTAATACCGCCTCCTCGTTTGGAGAAGCCTCTTTGCTGGTTACCCAGGAACACGCCTATCTGGTAACCAACACTATCGAAGCCCCCAGATTTCTCGAAGAGGATCGGGTAGAAAATCAAGGCTGGAAGATCATACTCCAGGACTGGTTTTCATCCGAATCCCCTCTGAATACCATGACCCGGGGATGGCGTTTGGGAAGTGACTTCCCCACACCCGGCTTCACCGATTTATCGCTGGAGATTGCACGACTACGTTCGATCCTCTCCCCCGAAGAACAAAACCGGCTCCGTGAAGTTTCCTCACTCTGTGCTCAAGCCATGGCAGAAGCCGCTTTTGCCGTTCGCCCGGGAATGAGCGAATACGAAATCTCTGCTGTGCTTGCCCATGCCTGTCTCAACCGGGGTGTTGAACCAATCGTTCGCCTGATTGCTACCGATGAACGCATCTTCCGCTATCGACACCCTCCTGCCACCTCAAAAACTCTGCAACGCTACGCCATGCTGGTCTTGTGTGGCAGAAAATATGGGTTAGTGGTCTCCCTCACCCGTTTAATTCACTTTGGAAAACTTCCTGATGAGATTCAACGAAAAGCCCGCGCTACGGCTTACGTAGATGCCATCGCCCTTTCGGCTACGCGCACAGGACGAACACTCGGAGATGTGTTCAAAGATATCACACTGGCATATGAAACTACAGGCTACCCCGACGAGTGGAAACTGCATCACCAGGGTGGACCCGCTGGTTACGAACCTCGCGAATGGATTGCCACCCTGGAGAGTCAGGAACGAGTTGTTTCAGGTCAGGCCTATGCCTGGAATCCTTCCATCACCGGTACCAAAAGCGAGGATACCATCTTGGTAAAAGAAGAAGGGTTCGAAATCCTGACAGAAATCTCCGCCTGGCCCACACTGGAAATCGAGGTAAGTGGGACTCTAATTCGCCGTCCAGCGATTTTAGAAATATAA